The Labrus bergylta chromosome 15, fLabBer1.1, whole genome shotgun sequence genome includes a region encoding these proteins:
- the ost4 gene encoding dolichyl-diphosphooligosaccharide--protein glycosyltransferase subunit 4, which translates to MVTDVQLAIFANMLGVSLFLLVVLYHYVAVNNPKKQE; encoded by the coding sequence ATGGTGACAGACGTGCAGCTGGCCATTTTTGCCAACATGCTTGGCGTGTCATTATTCCTGCTGGTTGTGTTGTATCACTATGTGGCTGTAAATAACCCCAAGAAACAGGAGTAA